The following proteins come from a genomic window of bacterium:
- the aspS gene encoding aspartate--tRNA ligase codes for MKNKYRSEYCGGLNKKHFGEKVRLAGWIHRKRDHGGLIFVDLRDHTGICQLVFNPEKYKDPYGIVNELRVESVISVNGNVVERSPETVNPKLATGEIEVAVTGIEVESSAEILPFQIADEENVGEELRLKYRFLDLRREALHKNIIYRSKIINFIRQHLSEREFIEISTPILTCSSPEGARDYLVPSRIHKGKFYALPQAPQQFKQLLMISCFHRYFQIAPCFRDEDSRADRSPGEFYQLDLEMSFCTQEDIFEVVETLFVEMTKKLSDKKIMFDPFPVFSYKEAMDKFGTDKPDIRFELEMKEVTQIFRNSEFKAFQSNTSNGKTVKALVVPGLADSPRSFFDKAEAYAKELGAGGLAYITMKDGNLKSPILKFFGEEEKKQLLSALELKDGDVAFFGAGKWDKTCNIMGLMRTYFAKAVNCIPQNVMAFCWVVDFPMYEYNEDLKKIEFSHNPFSMPQGGMDDLLNKDPLDIKAFQYDIVCNGVELSSGAIRNHKPEIMYKAFEIAGYKRDEVNTNFGHMIKAFKYGAPPHGGIAPGIDRIVMLFTDSPNIREVIAFPMNQKAQDLMVGAPSEVKEDQLKELGIRIVEKEE; via the coding sequence ATGAAAAATAAGTATAGAAGCGAATATTGCGGCGGACTTAACAAAAAACATTTCGGTGAAAAGGTCAGGCTGGCGGGCTGGATACACAGAAAACGTGACCACGGCGGGCTTATCTTTGTTGATCTGAGAGACCATACAGGTATCTGCCAGCTGGTTTTTAATCCGGAGAAATACAAAGACCCGTACGGTATCGTAAATGAATTGAGAGTTGAGAGCGTCATATCGGTTAACGGGAACGTTGTCGAAAGGTCTCCCGAAACGGTAAATCCCAAACTTGCCACAGGGGAGATTGAAGTCGCAGTGACCGGTATTGAGGTTGAATCTTCAGCCGAAATCCTGCCGTTCCAGATAGCCGATGAGGAAAATGTCGGTGAGGAACTGCGCTTAAAATACAGGTTCCTGGATTTGAGAAGAGAAGCTCTTCATAAGAACATAATCTACCGCTCGAAAATCATTAATTTTATCAGACAGCATCTTTCGGAACGCGAATTCATTGAAATAAGCACCCCTATTCTCACGTGCAGTTCTCCCGAAGGAGCCCGTGATTATCTTGTTCCGAGCAGAATACATAAAGGAAAATTTTATGCATTGCCGCAGGCCCCGCAGCAGTTCAAACAGCTTTTGATGATATCCTGTTTTCACAGGTATTTTCAGATAGCCCCGTGTTTTAGGGACGAAGATTCGAGGGCAGACAGGTCTCCCGGGGAATTTTACCAGCTTGATCTGGAAATGTCATTCTGTACTCAGGAAGATATTTTCGAGGTGGTTGAAACTCTCTTTGTCGAGATGACAAAAAAGCTTTCCGACAAAAAAATAATGTTTGACCCTTTTCCCGTGTTTTCCTACAAAGAGGCAATGGATAAGTTCGGGACGGACAAACCCGATATAAGATTCGAATTGGAAATGAAGGAAGTGACGCAGATTTTCAGAAATTCCGAATTCAAAGCGTTTCAAAGCAATACCTCAAATGGGAAAACGGTTAAGGCGCTTGTTGTTCCCGGACTGGCTGACAGCCCGAGGTCGTTTTTTGATAAGGCCGAAGCTTATGCGAAAGAATTAGGCGCGGGAGGATTGGCGTATATCACAATGAAAGACGGAAATTTAAAGAGCCCGATATTGAAATTCTTCGGGGAAGAGGAAAAAAAACAGCTTTTATCCGCTCTGGAGTTAAAAGACGGGGACGTTGCTTTTTTCGGCGCGGGAAAATGGGATAAAACCTGCAATATAATGGGACTTATGAGGACATATTTTGCGAAAGCTGTCAATTGCATACCGCAAAATGTCATGGCCTTCTGCTGGGTTGTGGATTTTCCGATGTATGAGTATAACGAAGACCTGAAAAAGATTGAATTTTCACATAATCCTTTTTCGATGCCTCAGGGCGGGATGGACGACCTGTTGAATAAGGACCCTCTTGATATCAAGGCTTTTCAATATGACATTGTCTGTAACGGGGTCGAACTTTCAAGCGGCGCCATAAGAAACCATAAGCCCGAAATAATGTATAAAGCTTTTGAAATAGCCGGATATAAGCGTGATGAAGTTAACACAAATTTCGGCCATATGATAAAAGCCTTTAAATACGGGGCTCCGCCCCACGGCGGTATAGCGCCCGGGATAGACCGTATCGTAATGTTGTTCACTGATTCCCCCAATATCAGGGAAGTTATAGCCTTCCCGATGAACCAGAAAGCGCAGGACCTGATGGTAGGGGCCCCTTCCGAGGTTAAAGAAGACCAGCTTAAAGAACTCGGTATCAGGATAGTCGAAAAAGAGGAATAG
- a CDS encoding HDIG domain-containing protein has protein sequence MNDNKNHRTSAPHSFNRGLLLKVLIGLSSLVLLSMIILWDDFFVRIPLKEGQVSNRSIVSRYAFEYADKQKTAEKIKETMKSVPPVCVRDVNVEQSNISKINSFFETLAAVSLDGSISIEEKLAAIKSKDIFDLSDDEIILLLKKDNPSSLKDGINSAVKDIYQTGVISMDDRLKIEKTGDFQKIRVKSGNTFEDRNIADVYVRAKLISDIKKVADKYFPDDRRIIDPVVKIFSGCVVSNLSYSPEITEKEREKAVLSVRQVVQKVPENTVLVKKGTTVTETQMGMLKAYYKLAFTKEFLKGKYIVLLGKIAIILMLISVAGIYLREFQPDIFGNNKVLFMIEILSVLTGGIYKAVIYLGFSDFIMPTAVISITLAMLVNPRIALFTTFLASIFCSLVSSNITVAFAGIIGGMVAITSVAEVRYRSQLIRAGFLTAVSMFVTVLAMEIVKGSSIEESLSMAGIGFSSGIAAPFIVMGILPFLETGFGLITNIHLLEMVDLNHPILRKMMIEAPGTYHHSLIVGNLSEAAAGGIGANSLLAKVGSYFHDIGKTIKPEYFSENEGGIKSKHDELIPSMSHLIITAHVKDGIELAKKYKISRAIFDIIRQHHGTSLVYFFYKRAKEQSGSAGEVDAEAFRYPGPRPSSKEAAIVLLADAVEAASRTLDKPTPARIKNFVNEIIDEKILDGQLDECPLTMKDIEDIRDIFNMVLNGMFHTRVKYPKNEDRNNKSPKKEN, from the coding sequence ATGAATGACAACAAAAATCACAGGACATCGGCTCCTCATTCCTTTAACAGAGGATTACTCCTCAAAGTTTTGATAGGTTTAAGCTCTCTGGTGTTGCTGTCTATGATTATACTCTGGGATGACTTCTTTGTAAGGATCCCCCTGAAAGAGGGGCAGGTAAGCAACAGGAGCATTGTCTCCAGATACGCTTTTGAATATGCCGATAAACAGAAAACTGCGGAAAAAATAAAAGAGACAATGAAATCGGTTCCGCCGGTGTGCGTCAGGGATGTTAATGTCGAGCAGTCAAATATCAGTAAAATAAATTCTTTTTTCGAGACACTCGCCGCAGTATCACTTGACGGCTCCATTTCCATCGAAGAAAAACTTGCCGCGATAAAATCAAAAGATATTTTCGACTTATCCGACGACGAGATAATCCTTCTCCTGAAAAAAGACAATCCTTCTTCGCTGAAAGACGGCATTAACTCCGCTGTTAAGGATATTTATCAGACAGGAGTTATAAGCATGGATGACAGGTTGAAAATAGAAAAGACAGGTGATTTTCAGAAAATACGCGTTAAATCGGGAAATACGTTCGAAGACAGGAATATCGCGGATGTATATGTGCGCGCGAAACTCATTTCGGATATAAAAAAGGTAGCGGATAAATATTTTCCCGATGACAGGAGAATTATAGATCCCGTGGTTAAAATATTTTCAGGATGCGTTGTTTCCAACCTTTCTTACAGTCCGGAGATTACAGAGAAAGAAAGAGAAAAAGCGGTCCTGTCCGTCCGGCAGGTTGTCCAAAAAGTGCCGGAAAACACCGTACTGGTGAAAAAAGGCACTACAGTTACGGAAACACAGATGGGAATGCTTAAAGCATATTACAAACTGGCTTTTACAAAAGAATTTTTAAAAGGGAAATATATTGTCCTTCTGGGGAAAATCGCCATTATCCTGATGCTGATATCCGTCGCCGGAATTTACCTCAGGGAATTTCAGCCAGACATATTCGGCAATAACAAAGTTCTTTTTATGATAGAGATTCTTTCCGTTCTTACGGGCGGTATATACAAGGCTGTCATTTATCTCGGTTTCTCGGATTTTATAATGCCGACCGCTGTGATATCCATAACACTTGCAATGCTTGTGAATCCCAGGATAGCTCTTTTTACGACTTTTCTCGCAAGTATTTTTTGTTCTCTGGTATCAAGTAACATAACCGTTGCGTTTGCGGGTATTATCGGCGGCATGGTGGCAATTACATCTGTGGCGGAAGTCAGATACCGTTCCCAACTTATAAGAGCCGGTTTTCTCACGGCTGTTTCTATGTTTGTCACGGTTCTCGCCATGGAAATAGTGAAAGGATCAAGCATCGAGGAGTCTTTGAGCATGGCGGGGATAGGTTTCTCTTCGGGAATCGCGGCGCCTTTTATCGTTATGGGAATACTCCCTTTCCTGGAAACGGGATTCGGCCTTATAACCAACATCCATCTTCTTGAAATGGTAGACCTTAATCATCCTATACTGAGAAAGATGATGATAGAGGCGCCTGGCACATATCATCATAGCCTGATAGTGGGAAATCTTTCGGAAGCCGCCGCGGGCGGAATAGGAGCCAATTCTCTTCTCGCTAAAGTCGGTTCTTATTTCCATGATATAGGGAAGACCATAAAACCCGAATATTTTTCGGAAAACGAGGGCGGGATAAAAAGCAAACACGATGAACTTATTCCGAGCATGAGCCATCTTATTATAACAGCGCATGTGAAAGACGGTATAGAATTGGCAAAGAAATATAAAATAAGCCGCGCGATATTCGATATAATACGCCAGCATCACGGAACAAGCCTTGTATATTTCTTTTATAAAAGGGCAAAGGAGCAGAGCGGCTCCGCCGGCGAAGTGGATGCAGAAGCATTCAGATATCCGGGACCTAGGCCTTCATCCAAGGAAGCGGCGATAGTCCTGCTGGCGGATGCTGTTGAGGCTGCGTCAAGAACGCTCGACAAGCCTACTCCCGCGAGAATCAAAAATTTTGTTAATGAGATAATCGATGAAAAGATTCTGGACGGCCAGCTGGATGAATGTCCGCTGACGATGAAAGACATTGAAGACATCAGAGACATATTCAATATGGTCCTGAACGGCATGTTCCATACGAGGGTTAAGTATCCTAAGAATGAAGATAGAAATAATAAATCTCCAAAAAAAGAAAATTAG
- the ybeY gene encoding rRNA maturation RNase YbeY, which produces MKIEIINLQKKKISAPVARKIIKYVLDAEGCRTDVKLSVSFVDNKTIQRYNEKYMYKNRPTDVLSFPMGEGERVEGDEAYLGDVMVSVEMAYIRACEFLHEPGKELMIYLIHGVLHLLGYNDTQPCSRILMDEKQVKMSSLLWNRRKWKLLTKS; this is translated from the coding sequence ATGAAGATAGAAATAATAAATCTCCAAAAAAAGAAAATTAGCGCGCCGGTTGCTCGGAAAATAATAAAATATGTGCTGGATGCCGAGGGCTGCAGGACGGATGTGAAACTCTCGGTATCTTTCGTGGACAACAAAACGATACAAAGATACAATGAAAAATATATGTATAAGAACAGGCCTACGGATGTGCTGTCCTTCCCGATGGGGGAAGGAGAGAGGGTGGAAGGCGATGAAGCTTACCTGGGCGATGTGATGGTTTCGGTTGAGATGGCATATATTAGAGCCTGTGAATTTTTACATGAACCCGGCAAGGAACTTATGATATATCTTATACACGGTGTTTTGCATCTTTTGGGTTATAATGATACCCAGCCCTGTTCAAGAATCCTCATGGATGAGAAACAGGTAAAAATGAGCAGTTTATTATGGAACAGGAGAAAATGGAAACTACTAACAAAATCTTAA
- a CDS encoding PhoH family protein yields MTEQKIDFESPALLRAIYAHDENNLLLVEKAFNVKIVARDNFLKISGNPENIEKTKKLIENLENAVSDGELIKKEDINYLINIVGSGNDRLKEVYSAKIEVPSRRRYIRPKTSVQKQYIDSIAGNDIVFGIGPAGTGKTYLAMAMAVSALTKNEVSRIILTRPAVEAGENLGFLPGDLYEKVSPYLRPLYDALYDMMEIDRIQKCLERGIIEVAPLAFMRGRTLNDSFVILDEAQNSTREQMKMFLTRLGFDSKTVITGDITQIDLPTDKMSGLIHVQGILKDIEGISFVYFSDTDVVRHELVQKIIKAYLNGGQRDNGAT; encoded by the coding sequence ATGACAGAGCAGAAAATTGATTTTGAGAGCCCCGCTTTACTCAGGGCAATATACGCTCACGACGAGAACAACCTGCTTCTTGTCGAGAAAGCTTTTAACGTGAAGATTGTCGCAAGGGATAATTTTCTTAAAATATCCGGCAATCCGGAAAATATAGAAAAAACAAAGAAACTGATTGAAAATCTCGAAAATGCGGTAAGTGACGGCGAATTAATCAAAAAAGAAGATATAAATTATCTTATAAATATTGTCGGGTCCGGGAATGACAGACTCAAGGAAGTTTACTCCGCGAAAATAGAAGTCCCGTCGAGAAGAAGATATATAAGGCCGAAAACGAGTGTCCAGAAGCAATATATTGATTCCATAGCCGGAAACGATATTGTTTTCGGTATCGGCCCCGCGGGAACGGGAAAAACATATCTTGCAATGGCCATGGCAGTTTCCGCCCTGACCAAAAACGAGGTGAGCAGGATTATTTTGACCAGGCCGGCTGTTGAAGCAGGGGAAAACCTGGGGTTCCTTCCGGGCGACCTTTACGAAAAGGTCTCCCCGTACCTCAGACCGCTTTACGATGCCTTGTATGATATGATGGAAATCGACAGGATACAGAAATGCCTTGAGAGGGGTATAATCGAAGTCGCTCCTCTTGCTTTTATGAGAGGCAGGACCCTTAACGATTCTTTTGTGATACTGGACGAAGCCCAGAACAGCACGAGGGAACAGATGAAAATGTTCCTGACGAGGTTGGGCTTTGATTCAAAAACAGTTATTACCGGTGATATAACCCAGATAGACCTGCCTACCGATAAAATGTCGGGACTTATACATGTCCAGGGGATATTGAAGGATATTGAAGGGATTTCGTTCGTATATTTCTCAGATACAGATGTTGTCCGCCATGAACTTGTGCAGAAGATAATCAAAGCTTATCTTAACGGCGGGCAGAGGGATAACGGCGCCACATAA
- a CDS encoding LysM peptidoglycan-binding domain-containing protein → MKRGLINSLLVLFVLVVGGCASYEWGQQSSAETDVTYVGGSKGGKRTVGHKRDESYYQTTTVKEIIHEEAAEDFVDVSESIYIEEDIGTVPSSAQDTYVVKKGDTLWKISGRSEIYSDPTKWQRIFNANRDKLNDPKDLKPGMVLVIPRD, encoded by the coding sequence GTGAAAAGGGGTCTTATTAATTCTCTTCTGGTTCTTTTTGTGCTTGTTGTCGGGGGATGCGCTTCATATGAGTGGGGACAGCAGTCGTCTGCTGAAACCGATGTTACGTATGTCGGTGGCAGCAAAGGAGGGAAAAGAACGGTAGGGCATAAGAGAGATGAAAGTTATTATCAGACGACTACCGTTAAGGAAATTATACATGAAGAAGCCGCGGAAGATTTTGTTGATGTGTCCGAAAGCATATATATTGAAGAAGATATAGGCACAGTCCCTTCCTCTGCTCAGGATACCTATGTAGTGAAAAAAGGCGATACCCTTTGGAAAATATCGGGCAGGAGCGAGATTTACAGCGACCCGACAAAATGGCAGAGAATCTTCAATGCTAACAGAGATAAGCTTAACGATCCTAAAGATTTAAAACCAGGGATGGTTCTTGTTATCCCCAGAGATTAG